The Coffea arabica cultivar ET-39 chromosome 8e, Coffea Arabica ET-39 HiFi, whole genome shotgun sequence genome window below encodes:
- the LOC113702710 gene encoding putative RING-H2 finger protein ATL21A yields MGSSGSGVGLSSFSSSSSSFCLLIFFFLPHLSLSARICKPASCSEMGLGPPVRFPFRLKGIQDQNCGYPGFDLSCNNHSQTILSLPRSGEFRVNWINYSEQTIYINDPGDCLPRRVSNFSAVDSSFRAAPNSYTYFNCSLEWAAYRTTDNLMPLFCYGDYNSTIVATPSRYSSEIPPSCRLIRNASIPLRLSYAEFWSETIVEEDLELVWDQPAGCRSCEKRGLYCGFKSNSGLEIGCGRLPRKGLRRGAMYGIIIGVGIPVLVCLVGLACYACNKVRDFGQRRSLNTELSTAGTSLPPASVTVTGLDAPTIESYPKTVVGESRRLPNPSDGTCPICLAEYQPKETLRSIPECNHYFHASCVDEWLKLNGTCPLCRNSPESASTTPCSSTPSTFSASSSA; encoded by the exons ATGGGCTCCTCAGGCTCAGGAGTAGGTCTCtcctccttctcctcctcctcctcttccttcTGCTTATTGATTTTCTTCTTCCTACCACATCTATCCCTGTCTGCTAGAATATGCAAGCCTGCTTCGTGCAGTGAAATGGGATTGGGTCCTCCAGTCAGGTTCCCTTTTCGGCTAAAAGGGATACAGGACCAAAACTGTGGCTACCCAGGTTTTGATCTTTCTTGCAATAATCATAGCCAAACAATCCTCAGCCTTCCCCGCTCCGGCGAATTCAGAGTCAACTGGATTAATTACTCTGAACAAACCATATATATCAATGATCCGGGCGACTGCCTTCCCAGAAGAGTTTCAAACTTCAGTGCAGTAGATTCTTCATTTAGAGCAGCTCCAAACAGCTACACGTATTTCAACTGTTCCTTAGAATGGGCAGCATACAGGACGACGGATAATCTTATGCCGCTTTTTTGTTATGGTGATTATAATTCCACGATCGTGGCTACTCCTAGTCGTTATTCGTCCGAAATCCCACCCTCGTGTCGCTTAATACGAAATGCTTCGATTCCGCTTCGCTTATCATACGCGGAGTTTTGGTCGGAGACAATTGTTGAAGAAGATCTTGAGTTGGTATGGGACCAGCCAGCAGGATGCCGAAGCTGCGAAAAACGGGGTCTGTATTGTGGGTTCAAGAGCAATTCCGGGTTGGAAATTGGTTGCGGCCGTCTTCCTAGAAAAG GCCTTCGAAGAGGTGCCATGTATGGCATTATCATTGGTGTCGGCATACCGGTGCTTGTGTGCCTTGTGGGGCTCGCATGTTATGCCTGCAACAAAGTCAGAGACTTCGGCCAACGTCGCAGTCTAAACACTGAGCTATCCACCGCTGGGACGAGTCTTCCACCGGCGTCTGTGACGGTAACAGGCCTTGATGCACCGACAATTGAATCTTACCCGAAGACGGTGGTCGGAGAAAGTCGCCGGCTTCCTAATCCTAGCGATGGCACTTGCCCAATATGCTTGGCTGAGTACCAGCCTAAAGAAACCTTGAGGAGTATACCAGAATGCAACCATTACTTTCACGCCAGCTGCGTCGATGAATGGCTTAAGCTCAATGGGACGTGCCCTTTGTGCAGGAATTCACCAGAAAGCGCATCGACCACTCCCTGTTCATCCACGCCTTCAACATTTTCAGCATCATCTTCAGCGTAG